In Seriola aureovittata isolate HTS-2021-v1 ecotype China chromosome 24, ASM2101889v1, whole genome shotgun sequence, the following proteins share a genomic window:
- the LOC130165247 gene encoding microtubule-associated protein 2-like isoform X6, with translation MADGRQPDEHWASNGQENGENGYSAYSSGYRENGYHGGAAAHPGTTVDDSANLPPSPPPSPSAEQIGPVAQEDKIEVLSQQQDEEEAPEGPSRYQEEVTYEQPGDLLLKQADYLTEPQALGCQQAQTPEVLNGGSHQGEHSPSQKAQLEECISKASCESAMKEDEPQAPSLHGKQVAVERATAEGAELAPTEPPPPAVKDKDRSDTSSVELGNQDRKDVVEESVDSHLLVESKAKEVKQSAQAEESSKATTEEKEGTVPPSQSEAPMSESKGKVGTIAEINKADQDSGGDIRLHETPPTGIQKVDQRQETVKSSPDPATELKSTSETFVQHEPGATTYFETSSKSHEEESTQPQSYYELSTASETKLSGETESIAQKLEEQQEKKVKTCPGKMSLEQRSLSLNITVGSSVGQTVKKETSRTFLDSLGPISGSFDESEVYPSTPSVESHKPTFPPAVSITPTSTESTEDIPTKEDTPQPSDKHSFEQTSNLSEMLDLAGSLPQPSLERREVDHMRRKSVPADVSALVGSSLAKLALGDQTSRVVGGERQLEEMGYCVFSEYSGPMPSPADVPSPGESPHQHFPSMEGEVEEELGATEVDDVHKGIQQPDERGTVPDISQKTITEKKDAPVKTTLILERAVTSGVKPDRLRIPITSSKDRLTEFRLESGLPGDIKIQAIPEVDIEKDPSREASPIPPDNSFTFTHTETGIKAPPTPTTPKSPDDTPSESQDTGEKAGEDVSPEVKAEKDVKCDSTDDKQPGLDKEMLTPEQKESEKSGEPELAKTDIPSASSQSLGESTEIDDKNIQSDHGRPEKLEGIEKYETSKAVQDLSTEKPLDEKGAQIELPEVTVEKGSPKPHISSPIIIIPQAQVEEEVDDEDDIEIAEEPQEMMEEVEEPVLPKTDQAEVGKEEPKKVEVRLMVGDQVLEEDPKSGAEEWSHSAQNSDDGEPATDSSHLSPCSDQDPPQPTEDGSRDQGMGEDKLAEDPQINREQAEKQGDEEVKKDQTGEEEVREVGTDEIHEKKEEKMMEEEVEGKNRMVEEEEQKDIEIGQEVEETSDVLCQTSQTANDETTMDVSILDTESGCMDSKDDDKSIMTEQIEALPHTQSPTSTPVVVDRPAKRAPGRGRGNSGTTESKLSRKVPSHHPREEMKKKKVGMRRADQNKVSALQSRSPSRKSVAKAAARHPRPALLHGSARRKATGMEIHQPLSVAHQSRERTTERAYRSPEKRSSLPRPAKSLTRHIPAAEQEDSTPTRPTCTDSARSRSVRSGASTPGSSAVTPGTPPSYSCRTPGSRTPGSHTPKSFSVLQEKKVAVIRTPPKSPSSAQRQLKVLNQPLPDLKNVKSKIGSTSNLKHQPKGGQVMIPSVKLDFSHVQSKCGSLDKLQHTAGGGNCCPQIQIQTKKIDLSHVTAKCGSMSNIHHKPGGGHVRIENQKLDFKEKAHAKVGSLDNTAHIPGGGNVMIESHKLSFRESAKARVDHGAEIVVTHSPGVETGGTSPRLSSAGSINLLESPQLSTLAQDVTAALAKQGL, from the exons ATGGCAGACGGTCGGCAGCCAGACGAGCACTGGGCCTCCAACGGCCAAGAGAACGGCGAGAATGGCTACTCCGCCTACAGCTCTGGCTACAGGGAGAATGGATACCACGGTGGCGCGGCTGCACATCCTGGAACGACAG TGGATGACTCAGCCAATTtgcctccctcccctcccccctcaccaTCCGCTGAGCAGATTGGGCCCGTGGcacaag AAGATAAAATAGAGGTTCTCAGTCAACAGcaagatgaggaggaggctcCAGAGGGGCCCAGCCGTTACCAAGAGGAAGTGACATATGAGCAGCCAGGAGACTTGCTCTTAAAGCAGGCAGATTATTTAACAGAGCCCCAGGCTTTGGGCTGCCAGCAAGCCCAGACACCTGAGGTCCTCAATGGAGGAAGTCATCAAGGTGAACACAGCCCGTCAcaaaaag CCCAGCTGGAAGAATGTATCAGTAAGGCATCTTGTGAGTCCGCTATGAAAGAAGATGAACCTCAAGCGCCGTCGCTACATGGAAAGCAGGTGGCtgttgaaagagcaacagctgAAGGAGCAGAACTCGCCCCGACCgaacctcctcctcccgctGTGAAAGATAAAGATCGCTCTGACACCTCCTCAGTTGAGCTGGGTAACCAAGACAGAAAGGATGTAGTAGAAGAGTCTGTCGACAGCCACCTGCTTGTAGAGTCCAAAGCAAAAGAGGTGAAACAGTCTGCACAGGCAGAAGAGTCCTCAAAGGCTAcgacagaagaaaaagagggaacTGTCCCAccgagccaatcagaagcccCTATGAGTGAAAGCAAGGGAAAAGTGGGGACGATTGCGGAGATAAATAAGGCAGATCAAGACAGTGGCGGTGACATTAGGTTGCATGAGACGCCACCGACTGGTATTCAAAAAGTCGACCAAAGACAAGAAACAGTCAAATCAAGTCCAGACCCTGCTACAGAGTTGAAATCCACATCGGAAACTTTTGTTCAACACGAGCCAGGAGCAACAACCTACTTTGAGACATCCTCAAAAAGCCATGAAGAAGAGTCAACGCAACCTCAGAGTTATTATGAACTCAGCACAGCATCAGAGACAAAGTTAAGTGGGGAAACTGAAAGCATTGCGCAGAAGCTAGAGGAACAACAGGAGAAGAAAGTCAAAACATGTCCTGGTAAGATGTCATTAGAACAGAGAAGCCTCTCCTTGAACATCACTGTTGGATCCTCAGTGGGACAGACAGTGAAGAAAGAGACGTCAAGGACCTTCTTGGACAGCTTGGGTCCAATCAGTGGAAGTTTTGATGAATCTGAGGTTTACCCTTCAACACCATCCGTGGAGAGCCATAAACCCACGTTTCCTCCAGCTGTCTCAATTACCCCAACTTCCACTGAATCAACTGAGGATATTCCTACCAAAGAAGATACGCCTCAACCTTCTGACAAGCACAGTTTTGAGCAAACAAGCAACCTCTCTGAGATGTTGGACTTGGCTGGATCCCTGCCACAGCCATCACTAGAGAGGAGGGAGGTTGACCACATGAGACGAAAGTCAGTGCCCGCTGATGTATCAGCTCTGGTGGGGAGTTCTTTGGCCAAGCTCGCCTTGGGAGATCAGACCTCCAGGGTGGTGGGTGGGGAAAGACAGCTGGAAGAAATGGGctactgtgttttcagtgagtaCTCAGGGCCCATGCCTTCTCCTGCTGATGTACCCAGTCCTGGGGAGTCTCCCCACCAGCACTTCCCTTCTATGGAGGGTGAAGTTGAGGAAGAGCTTGGGGCCACAGAAGTTGACGATGTTCACAAGGGAATCCAACAACCAGATGAGAGAGGAACTGTACCTGACATATCTCAAAAAACAATAACTGAGAAGAAAGATGCACCAGTAAAGACTACCCTGATTCTTGAAAGAGCTGTGACAAGTGGAGTAAAACCTGATCGGCTAAGAATCCCAATCACTTCTTCaaaagacagactgactgagtTTCGTTTGGAGAGTGGCCTGCCTGGTGACATAAAGATCCAAGCAATCCCTGAAGTGGACATTGAAAAAGACCCCTCCCGAGAGGCTTCTCCCATCCCACCAGACAATTCCTTTACTTTCACTCATACGGAAACTGGAATCAAGGCTCCCCCAACTCCCACCACCCCCAAGTCCCCAGATGATACACCCTCAGAAAGCCAAGACACTGGAGAGAAAGCTGGGGAAGATGTCTCACCAGAGGTCAAAGCAGAGAAAGATGTGAAGTGTGACAGCACTGATGATAAACAGCCAGGGTTAGACAAAGAAATGCTGACACCTGAACAGAAAGAATCAGAAAAAAGTGGAGAACCAGAATTGGCCAAAACAGACATACCCTCAGCATCATCTCAGTCTTTAGGAGAGAGCACAGAAATAGATGACAAGAATATTCAAAGTGACCATGGGAGACCTGAAAAATTAGAAGGAATAGAAAAATATGAGACCTCAAAAGCTGTTCAGGATTTAAGCACTGAAAAGCCCTTAGATGAGAAAGGTGCCCAAATCGAGTTACCGGAGGTGACTGTGGAAAAGGGTTCACCAAAGCCACACATATCCTCCCCAATCATCATTATACCTCAAGCacaagtagaagaagaagtggatgatgaggatgatatTGAGATCGCTGAAGAGCCTCAAGAGATGATGGAGGAAGTGGAAGAGCCTGTTCTCCCCAAGACGGATCAAGCTGAGGTTGGAAAGGAAGAGCCAAAGAAAGTGGAGGTGAGGCTGATGGTAGGTGATCAGGTGTTGGAAGAAGATCCCAAGTCTGGAGCAGAGGAATGGAGCCATAGTGCCCAAAACAGTGACGATGGGGAACCTGCGACAGACAGTTCACACTTGTCTCCATGCTCTGACCAGGACCCACCACAGCCAACGGAGGATGGAAGTAGAGATCAAGGGATGGGGGAGGATAAACTAGCAGAAGACCCACAAATAAATAGAGAACAAGCTGAGAAACAAGGGGATGAGGAGGTAAAGAAAGACcaaacaggagaggaggaagtgagggaaGTTGGTACTGATGagatacatgaaaaaaaagaggagaaaatgatggAAGAAGAAGTTGAGGGGAAGAATAGGAtggttgaggaggaggagcagaaagaCATCGAGATTGGTCAGGAGGTGGAAGAGACTTCTGATGTGCTCTGCCAGACCAGTCAGACAGCTAACGATGAAACCACCATGGACGTCTCCATCCTAGATACAGAGAGTGGCTGTATGGACTCAAAAG ATGATGACAAAAGTATTATGACTGAGCAAATCGAAGCCCTTCCTCACACCCAGAGTCCAACCAGTACACCTGTGGTGGTGGACAGACCCGCTAAACGGGCCCCTGGCAGAGGAAGGGGCAACTCTGGCACTACTGAGAGCAAACTGTCCCGCAAAGTACCCAGCCACCATccaagagaggagatgaagaagaaaaaag TAGGCATGAGGAGGGCTGACCAGAATAAGGTGTCAGCCCTCCAAAGTCGTTCTCCATCTCGAAAGAGTGTAGCCAAAGCGGCGGCCAGACATCCTAGGCCTGCTCTGCTTCACGGCTCTGCTAGACGCAAGGCCACAG GGATGGAAATCCATCAGCCCCTCAGTGTGGCCCACCAGTCCAGGGAGAGGACCACT GAGAGAGCATACCGCAGCCCAGAGAAGAGGTCATCCCTCCCCAGGCCAGCCAAATCTCTGACTCGCCACATCCCTGCTGCTGAGCAAGAAGACAGCACCCCCACCAGGCCAACCT GTACAGACTCGGCACGTTCTCGATCAGTGCGCAGCGGCGCCTCCACCCCTGGCTCCTCTGCCGTCACGCCCGGCACGCCCCCCAGCTACTCTTGCCGCACCCCGGGCTCGCGCACCCCCGGCAGCCACACGCCCAAGTCGTTCAGCGTCCTCCAGGAGAAGAAGGTGGCGGTGATCCGAACCCCGCCCAAGTCTCCATCCTCCGCCCAGCGGCAGCTGAAGGTTCTCAATCAGCCCCTGCCTGACCTGAAGAATGTAAAGTCCAAGATTGGCTCCACCTCCAATCTCAAACATCAGCCGAAAGGCGGGCAG GTCATGATTCCAAGTGTTAAACTGGATTTTAGCCACGTTCAGTCTAAATGTGGCTCCCTGGACAAACTCCAGCACACAGCAGGCGGGGGAAAC TGCTGCCCACAGATCCAAATCCAAACCAAGAAGATCGACTTGAGCCACGTCACTGCCAAGTGCGGCTCTATGTCCAACATCCACCACAAGCCAG GGGGAGGCCACGTGCGTATTGAGAATCAGAAGCTGGACTTTAAAGAAAAGGCCCATGCCAAGGTCGGCTCCCTGGACAACACCGCCCACATTCCTGGAGGGGGCAATGTTATG ATTGAGAGCCACAAGCTGAGCTTCCGGGAATCAGCCAAAGCCCGAGTGGACCACGGCGCTGAAATCGTCGTCACCCACTCCCCCGGGGTCGAGACAGGAGGCACTTCCCCTCGCCTGTCCTCCGCCGGCAGCATCAATCTCCTGGAGTCACCACAGCTCTCCACGCTGGCCCAGGATGTCACCGCCGCTCTGGCCAAGCAGGGCTTATGA